The proteins below come from a single Stomoxys calcitrans chromosome 1, idStoCalc2.1, whole genome shotgun sequence genomic window:
- the LOC131994016 gene encoding uncharacterized protein LOC131994016 isoform X1, with protein MYSLIRTSNKNLFVVQSKEISWNGTRSVLFKHEGKGHVGLLVCKSNNYSSLLDRKIREEKNGNLPKQNNNKEKENAISQKIQVKPASPYGKTKRRRWTPMEKEVLRNELGDLGRIKKLPTVLECLKLKKKYNILEGRTPQQIKSFIDNQKKPYRDKA; from the exons ATGTATTCGCTAATAAGGACCtcaaataaaaatctttttgttgtccaatcaaaGGAAATTTCCTGGAATGGTACTAGGAGTGTGCTCTTTAAGCATGAGGGAAAAGGGCATGTTGGTCTCCTTGTTTGTAAATCAA ataattATAGTTCCCTATTGGATAGAAAAATAAGGGAAGAAAAAAATG gaaatttgccaaaacaaaacaacaataagGAGAAAGAAAATGCCATATCACAGAAAATTCAAGTTAAACCCG cttCTCCCTATGGAAAAACGAAACGTCGGAGATGGACACCAATGGAGAAAGAAGTGCTGCGCAACGAGCTGGGAGATCTTGGAAGAATAAAAAAACTTCCTACCGTATTAGAATgcctcaaattaaaaaaaaaatacaatattttgGAGGGAAGAACCCCTcagcaaataaaatcttttattgATAATCAAAAAAAGCCTTATAGGGACAAGGCCTAA
- the LOC131994016 gene encoding uncharacterized protein LOC131994016 isoform X2 — translation MYSLIRTSNKNLFVVQSKEISWNGTRSVLFKHEGKGHVGLLVCKSNNYSSLLDRKIREEKNGNLPKQNNNKEKENAISQKIQVKPATFLDFLP, via the exons ATGTATTCGCTAATAAGGACCtcaaataaaaatctttttgttgtccaatcaaaGGAAATTTCCTGGAATGGTACTAGGAGTGTGCTCTTTAAGCATGAGGGAAAAGGGCATGTTGGTCTCCTTGTTTGTAAATCAA ataattATAGTTCCCTATTGGATAGAAAAATAAGGGAAGAAAAAAATG gaaatttgccaaaacaaaacaacaataagGAGAAAGAAAATGCCATATCACAGAAAATTCAAGTTAAACCCG cAACCTTTTTAGACTTTTTACCATAA